A window of Cynocephalus volans isolate mCynVol1 chromosome 3, mCynVol1.pri, whole genome shotgun sequence genomic DNA:
tatctgggcctcggtttcccaTCTGTAGAATCGGCATCATGGTCATTATCCCTATCTCATAGGGTTATGATGGAGACTAAATGAGCTCATAATTGTAAAGCGCCTACCAAAGCAAATGCTCCATAAAGgtttgaaaacacacacacacacacacacacacacacacacacacacacacacacacacacaaacacacacacacgccttgTTTATGGCTGAGGAGAccatcagagaggttaagtcaccaTCCAAAGGTCACACAACTGGGAAATAGCAGAGGCGGGATTCTTGTATCCAATGACCTGctttttgggggggcaggggaggctggccagtacaaggatagagccctggaccttggtatcagcaccatactctaaccgaCTGAGTAAACAGTCAGCCCCTTAATGCCCTGCTTTGAAACCCCTAGTTCTGTAGGGTCCCTTGCTGCTTATAGGAGCCCAGGAGTCAGATGTCTCTCTGGCCTCTCCCAGGACCCCACCCCGTCTGGGGCTGAGAGGCTAGGAGACCAGGAGCTGGAGAAATGGCCAGGTGGCTTCAAACCGACTCCAGATCTATTCACCGCCACCCTTGGAGGAATACTGTCACGATTTCACAGATTCTTTCATCGTGggctcaacaaatatgtattactACTATGTGCTGGCCGCAGAAGAGAAAATAGGACAAACGCAAATCTTGAAAATTAAAGCACGCAAGGGGGATGGAGTTCTGGGGCTAACAGCTTTACCGAGGGGAACTGACTTGCCCCTGGTGAGACAAGACAGAGTCAGGTGTACCTAACAGCCACCTCCTTCCCCTCACTTCTCTGGACTGGGAGATTGAGGCCGGGGTGGGAGTGGCGTGGGCGTGCGGGCGGAGCCTAAGGGACACCCCCCCTGACGCGTCCTCCTCTCCCACTGCAGGGGCGCGCAAGAAGCTGCGCCTGTACCAGTTCCTGCTGGGGCTGCTGACGCGCGGTGACATGCGCGAGTGCGTGTGGTGGGTGGAGCCGGGTGCCGGCGTCTTCCAATTCTCCTCGAAGCACAAGGAGCTCCTTGCGCGCCGCTGGGGCCAGCAGAAGGGCAACCGCAAGCGCATGACCTACCAGAAGCTGGCGCGTGCTCTGCGCAACTATGCCAAGACCGGCGAGATCCGCAAGGTCAAGCGCAAGCTCACCTACCAGTTCGACAGTGCGCTGTTGCTCGCCGCTCGCCGGGCTTGAGCTCACCTAGGTTCTCGGGGCTCTCAGGGATTCGTGCCCTGCCTGGGGAGGCCCGGGAACCCCACACCTCTTGTGGAGCTGCTTAAGGACTTCGTGGCCCAGCCAGGACCCTTCTGTGGTCCCCGTGTCACGTTGGCGTCCCTACACCTTAGATCCCCacgtttggggggaggggtgctgaCATAATCCCTAAGCCCTACTCAGGGTCCCTCTGGGATCCCCCAGTTGTGTCTGGGGTCCCTCTGGGATTCCTTTATCATGAACAGGATCTCCAGGGATCTGCACGATTGGGTCACAGAACCCACAGACAACTATACTGTGTGTGTATGGAGGAAGGGGGGTTGGGAGCGGACAGTGCTTCCAGAATCCCAAGAGCTTCTCTGAGATCTCTTTGTGATATCTGAGATCTCCCAGCCAGGTCTGGGACCTCTCTGAGATCCCTCGTGTGTCTGTGAATCTTCAATCTCATGGGGAGGGGGGCACGGAGCCCACAGATCATCACACCAGGAGGGGGCACTGCCAGCAACCTTAAGCCTTGTTTGGGGAGTCCCTCTGGGATCTTCTTCTCATGTCTGTGTCCCTTTTGTTGGATCTGAAACCTCCAAGTTATGTCTTGAGCCCTCTGGGAAACTTTTATCAAGTTTCAGGTCTATGTGCCCATCTATTACTCTCTTGTCACATCtgtccccccaaatttctttGAGAGTCCCTAATTCTCTGGAACTACTTTGCTGTCACTTTCCTTGTGTCTGGAATTCTCCAGTCACATCTATGGCCCCTCTGGGATCCTTCTGTCATGTCTGGGCCCCCTCTGGGATACCCTTGTCATATCTAGGATCCTTCAATCATATGAGGCCCTCCTAGGTCCCCCATCTGATATGCCCCCTTAGGGACCTCACAAGCAGCCTTGAGTTCTTATGGGGACTCTACCCTTCCTGGGGTACTCTCCGTGTGGCCACACTGAGGATCATTCTGGCCACTCAACTGATTTCTGGATGATCTTGGCAGCCCTTCCCCATGTCATTTCTAACTAGAGGTCTCAAGCTGGTCAACTCACCACCCCAGACCCAGGCAAACCAGGTCCCTGgtggtgttttctttttagttcacAGCAGTGTTTTGGGAGGGAATCTGAATTACCAGCCAACCTTTCAAAATAGGGAGATTTGCAGATTTCTGGCTTCGCTTAAAACTTTGAACAATCCAGCGACAGTGGGTCAGCTTTTCGGTATGGAGAGGCTGGAGCAGGACAGTGGCCCCCTCCTAACAGGGCATTTGTTCTCCAATCTGCCCCAGTCCCTGCCAACCCCAGCTGTCTTAACTCCAGCAGCTTCAATCATCAGCCTGTTTGACCCCCAACTATTTGCATTTCAATTCCTGTGTAAACCCAGCTGGAGCTGAAGCCTGGATGAACTGTGGGAGCGCTGACTGAGACCCCGGGGGAATCACAGGCTGTGGGCCAAAGAGCTGGAGGTCCAAGTCCTTGAGCCTGGGTGGGCTGGGGATCTAGGGTGAATGACTTGCTGTTGCCTGGTCTCAGTTTGTCACTTCTGTgaaaagaggagaggaggaggaacatCTCTAAAAAGCCCTTGCAGCCCTGTTGAGCCTTTCACACACCTTCTGAAATCCACCCCAGCCCCACCGACGGCCTGGAGGAGGAGTAGGAGGAGCATCAAGGACTCAGAGAGGCAAGAGGTCCACGTGGGGACACACAACGGCTGCTGGACTGGGACCTGCCCTTAtgagaaggtgggggagggggagaagggaggaagagggtGCAAAATATCCTCCCCAGGGCCTCCTCCTACAAAGAAGGTACTTTCTGCAAAAGCTATTATCGTCACCCTAAatgtggaataaaataaataaaataagagaaatcaaGGTAGACAAAGCTCCTGGGACCCTTTGTCAGAGACTGCAATCCTGCCCCTCCATTGGGGCCCACTGGCTCTCAGAGACACAGCGACAGCGAGGGGAAGATGAGATAGGAGATCGAATAGGCAGTCTTGACTGACGTCTAATGCCAAAATAAGAGGCTTGAGATGCTGGCACTGGGAGTTGCgtttcatttttatgtcttcctcccttcctgccaaTTAGAGTTCTTCCCCACCTCGTCCCCGCTTCCTCTTCTGTCTGGATCTCTATCCCCCATTCTCTGAGTCTCTGTCCGCCTGTCTCTGGATTGAGCCCCTGGGCTGGCGGCGAGGGACACGAAGCTCGAGTTGGCAGCGCCACGCCTGGCAGGGGCGCCTCCACGACTTCGCTGGGCTCCCGGGAGTGCCGTGGCAGTCTACCTGGCAACCCGTGACGTCACAGGAAGGCTGCAGCCGGGTTGGCTTGGCACTCCCTGCAGGGGGAGAAGTTTCCGGCTCATAGGGGGTTTTGgaaaagaggggagaggggagatgcGCAGGAAGAAAACTCGGGGAGCTTGTCTTCTCTCACGCTGGGTCACTCACTCTACGTTCCCCCGCCCTCATCACAAATCCCCTACACCCTCTCCGCCACTTTCACAGCCCCCTCCCGCTCTTCCCAGCACCTGGCCGCCCCAGTCCCGTCCTTCCCCCAAGGCCTCTCCGCCCACCCGGCGTCCAGCCACCACCccattcacctttttttttttttttggcgtctgGCCGGTTCcgggatctgaaccagtgactCAGGTGTtctaaggctgcgctctaaccaactgggctaaccagccggCCCCCCACCCCATTCCGAAAGCTACGGGTCCCCCTGCCGGGAAGGGCGCCAACGTCCGGGCAGCCCTCCagggccttcccagcctccctgcccGTCCCCGCCGGGGACACCCGCCCCACCCCCGCGTCCGGTGCCCGCCGCACCCACTCCGGGAACAGTCGCGGGGAGCGGGTCGGCACGGTCCCAGGAGGGACAGCGGCCAGTCCGGGGCCCCAGGTGGCTGGGGCCCCAGGACTTCGATTCTACCCACGCTCGAGGGTTGGGACTCCGGAGTCCCAGAGCCCCAGGGCCCTCAGCGCGGGCACAGAGACCTCCTCCCCCGGCAGCGGTCCTGCCTACGCTGGGAAACCGGACCCTCCCTCCCAGCTCTGGTTTCCCGAAAACTCCTGACTCGCAGATGCTAAGAATGGCTTCCTAGACCGCCTCTCCCCGCCCCCTTCGTGCCGCAGTCCTGGCTCCAGCCCTCACTCCCTTCAGACCCCATCTCAGGGCCCGGGCGTCCAGGCCCTCGTCGTTTCCCCGGCGCCCTGCTTCTTCCGCCCCCCGACTCGCGAGTTTGGGCGCACAGCCACCTCCTCCCCGAGAGCCCGGAGCCCTCGCCTCCAGCGCCTGCTCCCTCAGGCCCGGGTGTCCGAGCCCCCAGCCTGCCTCCCTGGGAACCTGGCACTCGGCTCTGCCTCTTTGTCCAGCTGTTATTGCTCGCCCTTTAGAACACAGGGCGGGCGGAATGTGGGGCGGCTGACCAATGCCTCCCGGAGCCTGCTGGGAGTCCCAGAACTCCTTAAAGGGCTCCTCCTGGGGGCCCACCTGTCCTCCCTAGGGCCTAGAGGACGCAGCTGCTGTCAGAGGAGTGGGAGGAGGTCCAGCGACATGCCTGAGGCAAAACCAGGTGGCTGCCAGGACCCCTTCCCTATGTGGGACATGGGTCTTATTTTCTGAATGGGGATTTGGGGCTCCTCTCTTTGTGGAGTTAGGAGAATGGGGTGCCTTCTCTGTGTGAAGAGGGGATTCCCTTCTTTGTGTGGGATGGGGGTCTCATGTGTATGGGGGGTCCCCTTCCCCCTGCAGTAAGCCGGTTCCTTTTTCTGTAGTGGAGAGGGGAGCCCATCTCTGGGAGAGATGGGGATTCTCCGATTGTAAATTGGGGTCCCTTTTTCTCAATGGGGATGAAGATCCTGTGTGTGTAGGTTGGGGGTATTTGCATGGTGATTGGGATCCTCTATATTTGGGGATGGCATCCTCTGGGTGGGATTGGACCACTTTCCTGAGTGAAGATTGGGTTCTTTCTCAGTAGGATATGGGGTGCTTGTGTGTATAGAGATAGAGATTCCCGTCTGTGTGGAGACAGAGGGAAATTCTTCTCTATGTAAGGATGAAGGGAACCTCCTTTCTAAGGGAACTGAGGCTTCCCTATGTAGGAATTAGGGGGAATTCTCCATCTAGGGGCTAGAGTCCTTTCTTTATGTGGAGTTTACGGACCCCCTTCTGTATATGGAGTGGGGCTTTCTCTCGATGAGGAAGACAACATGGGAGATACAAAGCCCATGCTGGGGGGTTGGTGGGGGTCCCTCCTGGGGCGTCCAGTCCACTGGCATCAGGCCAACCAGGCTGGGTTTGGGGTCCGGCCCTGTGCTGCAGCTGGGGCCCCAGCGGGCCAGGAGCCAGGCAAGGCAGGTGAAGGATGCTGTGGTCAGCACGAAGTGTCCAGTTTCCAACCCAGGGGCAAAGCTAATTATACCACCAGGACCCAAAAGGTCAGGATCTGGTGGCCTGGGTAGATGGGGTGTGGCATGCCTGGGATAAGGGAAACCTGATCCCACAGACTCTCAGGATAGAGATAAATTTACACCTAGCATGggggcctggactcctgggtctgagggaggaggggctggggcccGGATTCCCAGGTTCTGGAGGATGCTGGGCACATGTTCAACCGTGAACATCTCTTACCTCACAGAGGCCAAAAAGACCCCTGAAGGTAAAGATGCCCCCAAACAAGCCTCCAAAGAAGCTCCCCCTAAAGAGGTCCCTAAAGGTGAGATGGTGTTCCCTTGGGCTCTGGCATCTGAGCTGGCATCTCATCTCCCCATCTTCTCCCTGTTCTCCGTCCTTTAGTCTGTCCCCACAGGGCCCCAGAGCTGACCTGCCTCTCCCCTGCTCACAGCCCTCCTGTGGCTCCCCAGTGCCCCCAGGACAGAGCCCGGCCCCTCAGCCAGACCTTGAGCTTCCATCAACTGACTGGTCACCAAGTCCTGCCCAGCTCCAAATGCCTCAGTCTATCTTTAAATCTCTCTTATCCCAAAGGCGCATTTAGAACCCTCCCATCCACatagggggaaactgaggcccaaaggggtgggggtgcctggccaaagtcacacagccaccTGGGTGTGCATGTGGTCTTTCCCAGGTCAGGAAAAGCCACTTTGCTCGCATGGTCTTTGGTTTCTGAGCAGACTGTCCCTCACTGGCTCTAAACCCCTTCCCCGAAGTGGCTACTGACCCTTCCTCAGCCTATCTCAGGCCTCCTAATTCTGTCTTCTGAGCAGAAGCCTCACCTGAGGGCCAGTCTCCCATTGCTGAGGAGCCCACCGGCATTTTCCTGAAGAAGCCAGACTCTGTATCGGTGGAGACTGGTGAGAGGGGGCCGGGattcctgggtctgagggaggggGGCTGGGCGCCCGGACTTTGAGGACTGAGGGAGGACAGGGCTGGGATCTCTCACCCTCACAGTCCTCCTCTGGAGAGTCTTACTGTTCCTGACTGGTCCCTTgctcccatccccatccccacccaggaAAGGACATGGTGATCTCAGCCAAGGTGAACGGGAAGGAGTTTGAAGGCAAACCGACCATCAAGTGGTTCAAGGGGAAGTGGCTGGAGCTGGGCAGCAAGAGCGGTGCCCGATTCTCCTTCAAGGAGTCCCATGACTCTGCTAGCAATGTGAGGACCCTGTGGGACGAGAGGGCGTGTGGGCTGGGGCTAGAAGTTATGCAGGACCTGCTTCTCAGGAGGCCTGTTGCCTGAGGCATAATTGTGGGCCTGGAGTCCTCTAGATGGAGAATGGGACCGCCAAGGATAGAGGTTGTGGAGGGCTGCTTGTTAGAGGTCGTGCTGGGTAGAAGAGAATGGGTTGGGGAAGAGCACACTTGGGCACAGCCATGTGCATTCCTAGAAAGGTCTCAGGGAGTCAGGGACGTGGGGTCCCAGGAGCTAAGACTGCCCAGGCATGGAAGGAGACAATTGGCCACTGGGTTCCAAGCCACTCCCTCTGCTTCTAGGTCTTCACTGGCCCCTCCTTTGGGGTAGGAATGAGGATTTGTCTCACAGTTATGAAGTGGGCTCTGGGGGATGTGGGGTGGCTCTGGGGAGTGGTCACCTGCACACATACCCCTGGCCCTGGCCCCCAGGTATACACCGTGGAGCTGCATATTGGGAAGGTGGTACTGGGGGACCGTGGGGATTACCGCCTCGAGGTCAAAGCCAAGAACACCTGCGACAGCTGTGGCTTCAACATCGATGTGGAGGGTGCGCTGGCCGGGGATGGGGGCAAAGGGTTATAGTTCTGGGATGGGGGGCGGATGCACCAGCCAAGTGTAGGGAGAGTGTACAGACATGGGATTGAGGTGGGTGCAGGCTTTTGGAGGAGGGAGTATAGATCTAGGGGTCAGGGTATCCAAAATGGGAGAGACAATTTATAGGCTTAGAGTAGGA
This region includes:
- the SPIB gene encoding transcription factor Spi-B isoform X3 → MVSSMTWTAVSTPATPTQRGLLTLGPPAYAPYSSPVLSEEEDLLLDSPALEVSDSESDEALVTGPEGRGSEAGARKKLRLYQFLLGLLTRGDMRECVWWVEPGAGVFQFSSKHKELLARRWGQQKGNRKRMTYQKLARALRNYAKTGEIRKVKRKLTYQFDSALLLAARRA